From a single Vicia villosa cultivar HV-30 ecotype Madison, WI unplaced genomic scaffold, Vvil1.0 ctg.001678F_1_1, whole genome shotgun sequence genomic region:
- the LOC131636251 gene encoding uncharacterized protein LOC131636251, with the protein MASSSSTKVSMKLLIDTKNNKVLFVEASKPVIDFLFNLLFLPIGTVVKLLSSNNMVGSLGNLFQSVENLDQNYMQPFQTKDVLLNPKAQSSSTQISGFLTRNHANEDKDEEIKLFMCPNKCKFEVTKDNTTRCTSSVNIHSPFMAPAYSSCSNFMSSEVHYIGNKKVAE; encoded by the coding sequence ATGGCGTCTTCTTCTTCCACCAAAGTATCCATGAAGCTTCTTATCGACACAAAGAATAACAAAGTTCTCTTTGTTGAAGCTTCAAAACCGGTCATAGACTTTCTCTTCAACTTGCTATTCTTACCTATTGGTACTGTAGTTAAGCTTCTAAGTTCAAATAACATGGTAGGTAGCTTAGGAAATCTGTTTCAAAGTGTTGAAAATCTGGACCAGAATTACATGCAACCATTTCAAACCAAGGATGTTCTCTTAAACCCAAAAGCTCAAAGCTCTTCCACTCAAATCTCAGGCTTCCTTACTCGTAACCATGCTAATGAAGACAAAGATGAAGAAATAAAGTTGTTCATGTGTCCAAATAAGTGTAAGTTTGAGGTGACAAAAGATAACACAACTCGGTGCACTAGTTCTGTCAATATTCACTCTCCTTTTATGGCTCCAGCCTATTCTTCTTGCTCAAACTTTATGAGCAGTGAAGTTCATTATATTGGAAATAAGAAGGTTGCTGAATAA
- the LOC131636258 gene encoding glutelin type-D 1-like — MDIDLTPKLSKKVYGDNGGSYYSWSPSELPMLREGNIGAAKLALEKNGFATPRYSDSSKVAYVLQGSGVAGIVQPESEEKVLAIKTGDALALPFGVVTWWFNKEDTELVILFLGDTSKAHKAGEFTDFFLTGPNGIFTGFSTEFVGRAWDLDETNVKTLVGKQTGKGIVKLDGSISLPEPKDGDRKGMVLNCLEAPLDVDVKNGGRVVVLNTKNLPLVGEVGLGADLVRLDGNAMCSPGFSCDSAFQVTYVVRGSGRVQVVGVDGKRVLETTLKAGNLFIVPRFFVVSKICDPEGMEWFSIITTPNPIFTHMAGSSSVWKALSSTVLQAAFNVDAETEKLFRSKRTGDAIFFPPPN; from the coding sequence ATGGATATTGATCTCACTCCAAAATTGTCGAAGAAAGTGTACGGTGACAATGGTGGATCGTATTACAGTTGGTCACCATCTGAACTTCCTATGCTGCGTGAAGGTAACATTGGTGCTGCCAAGTTAGCTCTTGAGAAGAACGGTTTTGCCACTCCTCGGTACTCTGATTCTTCCAAAGTTGCATATGTTCTTCAAGGAAGTGGAGTTGCTGGAATTGTGCAACCTGAATCAGAAGAGAAGGTTCTTGCAATTAAGACGGGTGATGCTTTAGCACTTCCTTTTGGTGTTGTGACATGGTGGTTCAACAAAGAGGACACTGAGTTGGTTATTTTGTTTCTTGGAGATACTTCAAAAGCACATAAGGCTGGTGAGTTCACTGATTTTTTCCTAACTGGTCCTAACGGAATCTTTACCGGATTTTCGACTGAGTTTGTGGGAAGAGCTTGGGACTTGGACGAGACCAATGTGAAGACCCTTGTTGGGAAACAAACCGGGAAAGGGATTGTGAAGCTTGACGGAAGCATCAGCCTTCCTGAGCCTAAAGATGGAGACAGGAAAGGTATGGTCTTGAATTGTCTAGAGGCACCATTGGATGTCGATGTTAAGAATGGCGGAAGGGTTGTTGTTTTGAACACCAAGAACCTTCCTTTGGTTGGTGAGGTTGGTCTAGGAGCTGACCTTGTGAGGCTTGATGGAAATGCCATGTGCTCGCCTGGATTCTCTTGCGATTCTGCTTTCCAGGTTACTTATGTTGTTAGGGGAAGTGGACGCGTTCaagttgttggtgttgatggCAAGAGGGTTTTGGAGACTACTTTGAAGGCTGGAAATTTGTTCATTGTCCCAAGGTTTTTCGTCGTCTCCAAGATTTGTGACCCCGAGGGAATGGAGTGGTTTTCTATCATCACTACTCCTAATCCCATCTTTACACACATGGCTGGAAGTTCTTCAGTGTGGAAGGCATTATCATCTACAGTTCTGCAGGCTGCTTTCAATGTAGATGCTGAAACTGAGAAACTCTTCCGTTCTAAGAGAACTGGAGATGCCATTTTCTTCCCTCCTCCAAATTAA